ACCGGTACCGCCGCCCCTGGAACTCAGCTCCGTCGAACTCGGCGCACTGCTCGGCCCGGAAGTCCCGGGCGCCATCGGGGCAGCTCTGCGGGGCAGAGGGGAAGTCGGGGTCCAGGAGGCGGAGTCCGAGGTCCGCCCACCTCCCGCCCCGCCCTGTCACCCCCTCCACCGCCCCAGCCCAGGGAGCCCAGGAATCTCCCTCGCCTGCCGCGTCCGAGCCGCCGGAGGTGGAGTCTGCCCCCCAGACCCCCGGACTCCCGTGCGCGCCCCTCCATGGTGCTCTAGGCTGTGGAGGACAAGGCCAGTCCCCGGGGGGCAGGGCGAGGAAGGGGCTCCCACGCAGCCCTGCTGTAGATTGGCAGGAGGACCCCAAGCTGGGCCAACCGAGCAGCCCCTGGCCAGAGGCGGGCATCCCTGTGGGGACGTCGGCCGGGAGGGGTTGGGGTAGCTGGTGCCCTCGCCCGCGCCCCGTGGGTTTTACCTCAGTGCGACAGGAGCGGTGGCTCCGGGCGGGGCCCACGCAGCTGGCGCCTCCATCTCTCCTGCGGGACCAGAGCACCGGGAGGACCCGGACCGAGACCCAACGTCCCCGCCCCCGTGCTGGGGCTCCCTGCAGGCCCCAACTTCTGCGGGGCTCTCCAGTGGGAGCAGCAAGGTGAGAGGGTGCCCCCCGACCCCATGCCATAAATCTCCTGGCGGGGCGTGAGCGACCCGTGTTGGTACTCGGGAGAAGCGGGACTCAGAGCCCTACCCACCCCGTAGTTTGAATTTAAGGCGGGACCACTCCACTGCCTCTTACGGCAGAGTCCCAGAGAAGACTCCGGGTGCGTGAGATGTAATACCCACCCACCTGGCACAGCCATCCTGCGATCTACGCAGGACATCAGTATAAGGCTCTCAGGATCATTCCTGGTCTCTCATTGCTCCTCACATAGGGTTCTCAGGAACAACCCCTATACTGGGACAGAGGCGCCTCACTACCCCTTCTGTACCCCACCTTCTCCACTGACCCTGCCAGAGTGCAGCGCACACAGCAAGCACTTAATAAATCGCTCGAAATGGGGAACATCTACACTTGGCAAAGAAGCCACAGGAATTGGGAATTGGTTGAAGACTGTTTACTAGTTCCACCAAAATTGACTGCACCTGCCATAGGGCAGGCAGGTGCAGcatcaggagctggagaccagggGCAGCAGGCAGCACGTGTGCTCCAGCTCAGAGTGGAAGGCCCTGGGAAATGGTTTGATTTCCTGCGCTGAACTGATGCTGCTTCCAGAATGAATCTGCTGCTTGGTGGGTTCTGCTGATGTGGCCAGTGCTAGCCTAGGCCGCGACCACCTAGCCTACCACCCAGAAGCCAGCATCCCCTGCTCCTGCTTTAACAAGCCAGCCCATTTTCGTCTCTCCTACCTCTGGGAGTAGCAGGGGCGCTCCCGGAAACTGACGCCCCCTCCACAGGTCCGGGTGCAGGGGCTCCACTGGCCCCAGGGTCCCCAGGTGTCACTCTGCCGCCTCACCTTGGGAGCCTGCAGAAGACAGGACCATGTATCAGCAGTGCCCACTCAGGGCCTGAGCCCAGAGGCCCCTCCAAAGGATGTTCTGCCTAAAAACACTCCCTCACCCATCAAGGAGCCTGGGATTCTCCCTTCCAGGGCCCACCTTTAGGACTCAGCAACACTGCCGGGCACCCCAAAACATATTCCTTTTCAGAATTAGCCTGCTTTCCTCATAAGGAGCTGAGAGCCAGGCCTggagggcaggagcaggagcaggagcagctgGGAAGGGTTTGGAGTTTCAGGGACCACTGCGGGGAGGGACCCTACAGCCAGGGGCAGTCTGAGGGTCCAGGCATTTGTGGGTTAACCGTGATGTAGGGGAGGGGgccctaaaagaaaataaagggaagCAGCATGGGGGGATCCTGCTAATCTGGCAGAGACTCCCAGGAGTACCCCAATATTCATCCCCTCCTCCCATTGTGAGAGAACCCTTGAAAACTTGATTCAGCTGGGTACCTGGCTgcccaaaattagaaaaaaaaaaaaaatacacttccTAGACTTCCTGCGGCTAACTGTGGCTACGTCACTTAGTTCTCATCAGTAAGATGTAAATACAAGTGTTGGGCAGCTGCCGCTAGTAATCTCCTTAAGAGAGAGGCTGCATGAGCCTttgtccttttctccttcctcctatACTCTTTCAGGCTGTCTGGAAAGCAGATGTGATGGCTGGAGTTGGAGCAGCCTTTTAGATTGTGAGGTAACTTGGAAACAGAGGCTTCAAACAGTGAAGCAAAGATAGAAAGACTCTAGAGCCTGGAGGATTTTGTGCAACAGAATAGCCCCAGACTTCTGACCCCTGGGTGTTTATATGAGAGAGGAATCATGTCTGTCTTATTGAAGAACTGCTATTTGGGACTCTACACAGGATTATAATCCTAGCAGATACATTTTCCCACCAGAAAGACTGGACCCCTTGCAGCTGGCATCAGGAAtccacatgccacacacacattatctcatttcatcctcacaacaacccaacAGACCCCACTGCATGAATAAGAAaagtgaggcagagagaggaagccACAGAGGAAGAAGTGGGCACAGGAGCCGGCCAGTCTCACTACAGGCCCCTGCTCCCCTGCTggggctgtgcccccacccactTGGGGGAATCAAATGAGACACTAGGTGATTCCCTGCAGGGTTGAACAGGGATTAGATGTAACTTCACAATTTTGCCAGGAGGCACACGGTGTACATGCAAACATTTGCTGGAAGGGGACTTTCTTTTAGGGTATCACCAGATAAGGCTCTCAGGGAAAAATACCATTCCCACTATTCAGAGAAAGAGCTCAGTGGTCACATAGAAaagcggctgggcgcagtggctcactcctataatcccagcacgttggtctcaaaaaagaaaagaaaagcaggctCTTCCTTTCATGGCAGCTTTGCTGGATCTCAGGTGAGGAAGGAGGTTTTCTCATCTCTGGTGCCAAACATCTAGTTATCCTTGTCTTATAACAAAACCCAGAACCCTGAGGCAGAACAAACCATGCACAAACCACGCTAAGCCTGCTGAACCACACACACAACCAAGAAGGAAGGGCTGGCCGGATGAAAGGTCTTAGCTTTCACTTTGTAAAATCATCTACTCCTTCAAGTCTAACTTGAACAAAAATCTCTAAGCTTTCGCAACCGGTGAGCCAAAATATCAAAGTGTTCTCTCAATGAAAGTTAAACTGAAATTTACTTGGATCAAGTTTCTATTTCACAAGGAAGATACTGAGTGTTGAGTGTGAAGGGTGACTTTCCAGAGacagcctgcagccccagctgggATTCTGGCACCTGCCCCCCCCACACAGCCTCATCCCACATTTTAAGTATTCAGGAGATGTCTTCAGGGGTGGCTGCTTTCTTAGCTGCTGGCCTGGGCCTGGTTGTCAATTACCCTCTGACCAAGGCCTGTTTGGATGTCTGTCTTGGCTCCTTGGCACAGCAGCCAGCAAAATCCACCCTTCCCCGGAGCTGGGCTGGACATACTGGTGTGGCCAAGGCAACGAGGGGTATCCCTGCAATGGAGCCACTGCCTGGCCATGAGGATAAGGCGGGGGCAGGACTGGTCTGAACAAGGGCCCCCTAAGAGACGTGCTGTTTCCAGAATGCCCTCTTGCCTCCTGTGCCCAGCCCCTATGAGGCAGGTGTCCACTAGCCAAGAGCCCTAGTCTATCCGTCCCATCCTAGAACCATGTTCTGTCCACGCACTCCACACTGTCTCTCCAAGGAATGAAAGCACCTTCAGCCACAGGCAGCATGAGCACACTGTTGCTCTGTAATTACCCAAACCATGAACTGCTGGACGTGGTGTGAAGCCAGAATGAGCTGATCCAGCCAGCCTCACCTGGGGCCTGCCCTCACCTGTCTCATGCTGCTCTAGGTGCCCCGCCCATGCCTCCTTCAACTCCTACCTGGAGCCACTCAGGGGTCCCCTTTCCTGCTGCACTGTTTCCAGGGGAATCAAGTGTccaatgtgcgtgtgtgtgagagacagaatGCGTGCACACCCGTGTGCAAgtgggagcagaggctgaggccaggaacACACAGGCCACCGCCTTTATTCATCTGCTCATTCTGTTCAGGCTGACCGCTGGCAGCATAAGTGATCCAGAGAAGGTGCTCGGACTGGGTGGCTACTGCCCCAGCCACAGAGGGAGGCAGTGGAGCTGTGAGCGGGGCCACACCCCTGCAGACTCACAGAGGGCAGGGAGAGAAGAATTATCCGCCCAGGCTGCACCCAGCCCCATCTGAGACTCACACTGGGAGGAGGCGGCAGCCGGATGAGGCTACTCAGCATAGCCTGAAGGGAGAAAAGGTTTAAGAGAACCAAGGGCACTTTGGAAACCTTGATTTGTTTCATCTGCATGACAACCTCTGGGGTGGACATTATTACCCCCAAATTAGAGCCGTCTAAGGCTTGATTATTTGCCTAGGGTCATGCAGCTGTCAAGGTGGCTCTGGGATTTAATCCTAGGGCCTGGACACTGTCCTGGTGCCCCCTCCACCTGGGCTTTGGCCTTCATGCAGCTGGGCCACCAGCACGTGCTGAACGACCTGAGAGTGGCATTTAGGAAGCAAGGTTCATGGGGTGGCAGAGGGGACCGCGGGTAGCTGGCAGGTGGTGGAGAGGACATGAAAAAGGCTGGCTCTGGCCCACCCTCCACTCCAGCTGTGGCATAGGTTGGGTTCACAGGGCTCTTGAAGTGCCCAATCCCATCTGTGGGATCCACTTCTAGTGGGAGAAGTGCCCGCTGCCATCTATCCTGCCTGCCCCACACACCCCTGCAGAGGAGTCCTTAGCCTCCACCCACAGACGCCAGACGTGCCATTTCCCCCTGACCTCAAGGCAGAAAACAGTTTGGGTCCTTTCTCAGGGATCCTTCCTCTCTCACCTCCTACCTGCCTCACACAGGGGTGGGCAGGGCTGTGGCTCACCCTGGGAGATTTCTCCTGGGGCAGGACAGGGCCCAGCTGCCTCTGCGGCTTCTATTCTGCCAGGCACCAAGCCAGGGCATTACCCAGCTCTGCAGACCCTCTCCTCCCCAAAGATGGGGCCTGTGGTCTAGAAGATTCCTTATACATCCTCAAGACCCAGGGACCTTCTCCAGAGAGCCCTGGCCTTTGGGCCCCTGTTAATGAAACAGCAACTCTGACCACCAGCCAGCTTCCTGTGTCCTCCGTCTTAATTCGCAGTGTAATACCGTAGTCACTAGCGGCATGTGACTGTTTAAATTaattatggccaggcgtggtggcacacgcctggagtcccagctacctgggaggctgaggcagaagaattgcttgaacccaggaggtggaggttacagtgagcggaaatcatgccagtacactccagcctaggtgacagagtgagactctgtctcaaaaataaataaatatttttaaaatttaaaaataaatttaaattaattaaagtcAAGTAAAATTAAAACTCACTTCACCCACTTTCAAGTGTTCAATGGACCTAGGGGTTACCTATTGGACAGCAGAGAAACAGGACATTTCCGCCATCTCAGAAGGTTCCATAGGACAGCCCTGCCCTAGGTGCTACCCCAAGGGGAAAGCAAATGACTGGCACCCCAAACCTCTAGGCCCAAACACCCCAGCTTAGGGGAAACTGTGGCTCCAGGCAGAAGACAGGTGTCTGGTGGGATGGGCCACCCAGCCTTGCACCTTGACTGGTTCCAGCATTGCCTGCACCTGTCCTTCCACCTTGGAAGACCACCTGAGGGAGGGGGTTCTGCAGCACTGGCGGGGACTCCATGGAGTGCTCCCATCACCTTCTGAAGGAGGGAAGCCCTGAGAAGGTGCCATTCCTACAAACTGCGCCCTGCAGCCTGACGGGCCGTTCTGAGCACCCTGGCCAGCCGGCTTCAAGTGCCCAGCCCTTTCTGAGGGAGCTCAGCGGCGCGGGCTCGCCTCCTCCCAGCCCATCATCCCTTTTCTGGGGACGCGGCCCGTGGGCCCGCTCGTCCTCGTCCCCGCCTCCCCTGCAGGGTCTTCTCGGGGGCCGGGCAGGGCCGCACTCACCGAGGACCCCGGCGCTGGAGCCAGCAGCAGCGGCACGAGCAGGAGCAGCCGCATCTCAGCCTGCAGGAGACGCAGCGGGTTAGAGCGGCCGGGGCTCCAGCAGCTGTTTTGGCCGCGGGCGCGAGTGTGTGGGCGCGTCGCTCCCTGTGGCCCACAAGTGACCAGGAGACCCGCAACGGGACCGCCGGGCGCGCCTCGGAGCACCTCAGAGAACACAGCGTGCGGGCGCCGCGCCGGACAGCTCAACATGTGAGCGAGAAACGAATGGCCCATCCGCAACTggcagaagttcaagaacaactTGTTTCAGGGTTCCAGAGGGATAAAACAAGAGAGAGCAATTAAAAATACTTCTATGTGGTTGAAAAACAAGGAGTTCAGAATCCGAGTAATTAGACTATTTTAATTCAGCaagattccttttaaaaaagCTATTACGTCAGATGTTTAAAAACTCCTAATAGAGGCTAAAAATAAATCAAGTCTCTGAAGACACTTTGAAAACTCAAATGTtctaaaaatgttaattgtatCCCATTTAAAACCTAGGCCAGCATTTCTCGGCACAGGGAAGATCCATAAGCAGCCTCCAGAACCGGCGTGTGCACAGTGCAGTGTGTGGTGGTGCAGCGCGTGCGCCCTGAAGGTGCAGTGTAGTGTGCAGTGCAGTGGAGTGTGTGCTCAGGGCAGTGTGCAGTGCAGTGTGTGTGGAGTGTCTGTGGTTGCATGTGTGCGTGCATGGAAGGTGCATGTGCAGTGTGCAGGGCAGGTCTATGTGCAGTCTGGTGTGTACTATTTGCTGCAGGTGTCCAGTCTGTATACACACTGTgcagtgtgtatgtgtacatacatgtcTCTGTATCGCAGAATGACATAAGCAATGTGCGCCACTCAGTGCAAAACATTAAAACAAGTACCAGCGTGTAGATTTGAACTTTAAAATCTGTAATTCCACCAATGTTCTAATTTTTTAAGGTATAAAATGACTTCTGCTTACAACCATAAAAGACAGCATACAGAAGCCAAGCTCAGCAGAAATGTAACCTGGCACATTGAACAATGTACACACTCGTTAATTTGGCACAGTGAGTCATTGGGTCATTATTCTTGTGGTCAAGTTCGAGATTCCTGGGGttggagggtgagggaggagagTTGCTGCCAGGGCCCTGCCTCTGCTCTGTCGGGGGCAGTTCCCAGAGCAGGAGCCCCCTGCTAGGGCTGGGCTAGGCCTGCTAGGGCGGGCGAGGCTGAGGAAAAGACGGGGAAAAGaagaattttacttaaaattactcAGAACACCACCGCCTCCGCTGCAATTGCACTGAACTCCAAGCTCGTATCTGCCATTCCAAAGTCTGAAAAGTTTAGTTTTTTCGGTTCATTTGGTGGCAAACAACCCCTTCGACTTCAAGACCAGTCCGGGATCTGGTCACGGAGCCACTCCGAGGGCGGTGGAACCTCGatctctcctgcctcccgaggGCAAGGACCGGGTGGCCCCGGCCACGCAGGGTGGGCGCCCTCAACGTGATATTCCTGGGGAACGTGTCTGCCTTGGGCTAGGGCCGCAGGCGGCGGCCGGCACACAGGGGCGCAGAGGGCGGGAAGGCGGGTGGCCGCCGAGCGAGCCTCCCCCTGCACT
This genomic window from Piliocolobus tephrosceles isolate RC106 chromosome 6, ASM277652v3, whole genome shotgun sequence contains:
- the LOC111554988 gene encoding vegetative cell wall protein gp1-like codes for the protein MTSGHHSYRSWGSPHPSLCDRRNASHSRLSKNRAQNAPSNSAHCSARKSRAPSGQLCGAEGKSGSRRRSPRSAHLPPRPVTPSTAPAQGAQESPSPAASEPPEVESAPQTPGLPCAPLHGALGCGGQGQSPGGRARKGLPRSPAVDWQEDPKLGQPSSPWPEAGIPVGTSAGRGWGSWCPRPRPVGFTSVRQERWLRAGPTQLAPPSLLRDQSTGRTRTETQRPRPRAGAPCRPQLLRGSPVGAARVLRNNPYTGTEAPHYPFCTPPSPLTLPECSAHSKHLINRSKWGTSTLGKEATGIGNWLKTVY